From the Maioricimonas rarisocia genome, one window contains:
- a CDS encoding alpha/beta hydrolase translates to MSVSTSRPATPSPSTGGLLLGVSGFLQKGREEFEPLLEALGPEWVDRRSPLPDHDRGWFALVNTDPRQWPDRMLASVNAELARHPQGVRKAVVLYSMGNVAASKALLQHPDVEVVISIAPAFRLPPYFHWPLRIVLFLYEYFLLFLFWLRWLPLPTFQAPCYSAGPDAPTFRYIPLIVAARLLQLQDQTRQLWTEEGAKWRKQFRGQAVVIQGESDRIVDIGSSREFASDLGPRCRYESLADVGHDVMGEAGPHVVPELLRMLTRAPRRAPVEA, encoded by the coding sequence GTGAGCGTCTCCACATCTCGACCAGCGACGCCCTCTCCGTCAACCGGAGGACTCCTGCTGGGAGTCAGCGGGTTCCTGCAGAAGGGCCGCGAAGAGTTCGAGCCGCTGCTGGAGGCTCTTGGTCCCGAGTGGGTGGACCGACGGTCGCCGCTTCCTGATCACGATCGCGGATGGTTCGCACTGGTCAACACCGACCCGCGCCAGTGGCCCGATCGAATGCTGGCATCGGTCAACGCGGAACTGGCACGGCACCCGCAAGGCGTACGCAAAGCGGTGGTGCTGTACTCGATGGGAAATGTCGCCGCGTCGAAGGCGCTGCTGCAACATCCCGATGTGGAAGTTGTCATCAGTATCGCCCCGGCATTCCGATTGCCTCCCTACTTCCACTGGCCACTGCGAATCGTCCTGTTTCTGTACGAGTACTTCCTGCTGTTTCTCTTCTGGCTGCGGTGGTTGCCTCTGCCGACGTTTCAGGCTCCCTGCTATTCGGCCGGACCGGATGCACCGACGTTTCGCTACATTCCCCTGATCGTTGCTGCACGGCTGCTTCAGCTACAGGACCAGACGCGCCAACTGTGGACCGAAGAAGGTGCAAAGTGGCGGAAGCAGTTTCGGGGACAGGCGGTCGTCATCCAGGGGGAGTCGGACCGAATCGTGGACATCGGATCATCCCGCGAATTCGCGAGCGATCTCGGTCCACGTTGCCGCTACGAATCGCTGGCCGATGTGGGACATGATGTCATGGGCGAAGCGGGGCCACACGTGGTGCCCGAACTACTGCGGATGCTGACCCGCGCACCACGACGCGCGCCGGTCGAAGCCTAG
- a CDS encoding sulfatase family protein, whose product MVHTRNRGLPLTSRVLRPTSFMLMFLAMVAVSGRTDAADNAADSEQPNVVLIYIDDLGYGDLGCYGSEDIPTLNIDRLAAEGVRCTASYITNPPCCPSRCSLMMGQYAQRFGKYGMSRGLPIPEDRPTLAAFLRDQGYATGQIGKWDIGTKRQGPLAVGFTQVAKVPPPRRYTSAELADASKELQKHIAKKNGNSKYFCINAEGETQWLTDYDGDMVVDFIDRHHEEPFFLYWSPHAVHSFNTEVPGSLSNRTQARGKRRKLTGAIVSVDDQVGKLLDVLQKHGLRRNTLVIFSSDNGANPGEEGSSSPYAGGKGQGTQKEGWVRVPTIFSMPGTLPEGKEYHGLIANFDFYSTIASLTSDTIPDHCDGVDLIPYLTGEKDGAAHEYLFWLNNQPDDAPRRHLIAVRWKNWRLYRKYAKDRWQLFDLVPDPREEQDVAEAHPEIVRQLAARHAEWAETLAPLAEVPTVRAGRPIIPHGHGWAFASAEDGGDSE is encoded by the coding sequence ATGGTGCACACACGAAACCGGGGCCTGCCGTTGACGTCACGCGTGCTGCGACCGACGTCCTTCATGCTCATGTTCCTCGCGATGGTTGCAGTTTCCGGCAGGACGGACGCTGCCGACAACGCGGCGGACAGCGAGCAGCCGAACGTCGTCCTCATCTACATTGACGATCTGGGTTACGGCGACCTGGGGTGCTACGGCAGCGAAGACATTCCAACTCTTAACATTGATCGACTGGCAGCGGAAGGCGTCCGGTGCACCGCCTCGTACATCACCAATCCCCCCTGCTGTCCCAGCCGCTGCAGCCTGATGATGGGGCAGTACGCCCAGCGCTTCGGCAAGTACGGCATGTCCCGCGGGCTTCCGATTCCCGAGGACCGGCCGACGCTGGCCGCGTTCCTGCGCGACCAGGGCTACGCGACCGGCCAGATCGGCAAGTGGGACATCGGGACGAAACGGCAGGGGCCGCTCGCAGTCGGCTTCACCCAAGTCGCGAAAGTCCCGCCGCCCAGACGGTATACCAGCGCCGAACTCGCCGACGCTTCGAAAGAACTGCAGAAGCACATCGCGAAGAAGAACGGCAACTCGAAGTATTTCTGCATCAATGCAGAAGGTGAGACGCAGTGGCTGACCGATTACGACGGCGACATGGTCGTCGACTTTATCGACCGTCACCACGAGGAGCCGTTCTTCCTCTACTGGTCACCTCACGCCGTACACTCGTTCAACACCGAAGTCCCTGGCTCCCTCTCTAACCGGACGCAGGCCCGGGGCAAGCGCCGAAAGCTGACCGGAGCAATCGTCTCCGTGGACGATCAGGTGGGGAAGCTGCTGGATGTGCTGCAGAAGCACGGTCTGCGTCGGAACACGCTCGTCATTTTCTCCAGCGATAACGGAGCCAACCCTGGCGAGGAGGGCTCCTCCAGTCCGTACGCCGGCGGAAAGGGACAGGGGACGCAGAAGGAAGGCTGGGTGCGCGTCCCCACGATCTTCTCGATGCCTGGAACGCTCCCGGAGGGGAAAGAATACCACGGACTGATCGCCAACTTCGACTTCTATTCCACGATCGCATCTCTGACTTCCGACACAATCCCTGATCACTGTGATGGTGTCGACCTGATCCCCTATCTGACCGGGGAGAAGGACGGTGCTGCACACGAGTACCTGTTCTGGCTGAACAACCAGCCGGATGACGCACCACGGCGGCATCTGATTGCCGTCCGCTGGAAGAACTGGCGGCTCTACCGCAAGTACGCGAAGGACCGCTGGCAGTTGTTCGATCTCGTGCCAGATCCGCGCGAAGAACAGGATGTCGCGGAAGCGCACCCGGAGATCGTCCGGCAGCTGGCGGCACGGCATGCGGAATGGGCAGAAACCCTTGCTCCGCTTGCCGAAGTCCCGACCGTTCGTGCCGGTCGGCCAATCATCCCCCATGGCCACGGCTGGGCGTTCGCTTCGGCAGAAGACGGTGGTGACTCAGAATGA
- a CDS encoding NAD(P)/FAD-dependent oxidoreductase: protein MTSSNRNESAIVVGAGIVGIACAHYLRTAGLEVTVIDRGTVAGACSHGNCGYICPSHIPPLTEPGAVRIALKSLFNPRSPFRVKPSLSPALWNWMWQFARRCNHRQVLTAGRNLQSILDASMQEYHRLIPEQSLDCEWKEDGLLYVFRTQQGLSAFAETDRMLSEHFGVAATRIAGNELPALDKGLREGLAGAFHYPGDTSVRPDLLNREWAARLRDEGVRFLEGCELEAIRKSEDRITGLATSQGDLEADSYIFAMGAWSTRWSEQLQCRIPIQPGKGYSVTMERPENAPRYPMLFPEHKVGVSPFEQGLRLGSMMEFAGYDTSIPEQRIQQLRDSARPYLIAAVDGEARETWYGWRPMTWDSLPVIGRTPALENAWLATGHNMLGLSLAPSTGRMIAEMVTGETTHIDASAFSPTRFK from the coding sequence ATGACGTCCAGCAATCGGAACGAGAGTGCGATCGTTGTCGGCGCGGGGATTGTCGGCATCGCCTGCGCTCACTATCTCCGCACAGCGGGTCTGGAGGTCACGGTCATTGACAGGGGAACGGTGGCCGGTGCCTGTTCGCATGGCAACTGCGGATACATCTGCCCGAGCCATATTCCTCCACTGACCGAACCGGGTGCCGTTCGGATTGCACTCAAGTCGCTGTTCAATCCACGATCCCCGTTTCGCGTCAAACCCAGCCTGAGCCCGGCGCTGTGGAACTGGATGTGGCAGTTCGCACGCCGTTGCAATCATCGTCAGGTCCTCACAGCCGGCCGCAATCTGCAATCGATCCTCGACGCGTCGATGCAGGAGTATCACCGGCTGATTCCGGAACAGTCACTTGACTGCGAATGGAAAGAGGACGGGCTGTTGTACGTCTTCCGCACGCAGCAGGGCTTGAGTGCGTTCGCCGAAACCGACCGCATGCTGTCCGAACATTTCGGTGTCGCGGCGACACGCATTGCAGGCAACGAGCTGCCAGCGTTGGACAAGGGCCTGAGGGAGGGACTGGCGGGAGCGTTTCATTATCCCGGCGATACGTCTGTCCGTCCCGATCTGCTGAACCGGGAATGGGCAGCCCGACTGCGAGACGAGGGCGTGCGTTTTCTCGAAGGCTGCGAACTGGAAGCGATCCGGAAGTCGGAAGACCGGATCACCGGTCTGGCAACCTCGCAGGGGGACCTGGAGGCGGACAGCTACATCTTCGCGATGGGTGCGTGGAGCACTCGCTGGTCGGAGCAGCTGCAGTGCCGTATTCCGATTCAGCCCGGCAAGGGGTACTCCGTCACGATGGAGCGGCCGGAGAACGCCCCGCGTTACCCGATGCTCTTCCCGGAACACAAGGTCGGAGTCTCGCCCTTTGAGCAGGGTTTGCGACTCGGATCGATGATGGAGTTCGCAGGATACGACACTTCGATTCCCGAGCAGCGGATACAGCAGCTTCGCGACTCGGCCCGGCCGTACCTGATCGCTGCGGTCGATGGCGAGGCCCGGGAAACGTGGTATGGCTGGCGTCCCATGACGTGGGACAGCCTGCCGGTCATCGGCCGGACGCCCGCGCTCGAGAACGCCTGGCTCGCGACCGGTCACAACATGCTGGGTTTGAGCCTCGCCCCCTCCACGGGGCGAATGATCGCCGAAATGGTGACCGGCGAGACGACTCACATTGATGCCTCAGCATTCAGTCCGACGCGGTTCAAGTAG
- a CDS encoding DUF1559 family PulG-like putative transporter, producing MMIPSHRSLRPCSSRRSRSGLSLIELLVVIGVIGLLVALALPAISGARARARATQCANHMRQLGVALQAHQSQYQSLPRDGQNGYGYVVYLLPHLEQSAIYDKMTPHRVAFADLAPAQRSAGEMLLEVVLCPSFASEWKLQPSGLARLSYRGNADVLDGGMDLANVLDGESTTVIAGETTIDQSWLEPGTATLTAPPNQGDFGSRHTQGAHFLMCDGAVRFIADNVDGTTFRALGTANGGDVVGSF from the coding sequence ATGATGATTCCCTCGCACCGCTCACTTCGGCCGTGTTCCTCCCGACGTTCCCGGTCCGGACTGAGTCTGATCGAACTGCTGGTGGTCATCGGCGTGATCGGTCTGCTCGTGGCACTGGCCCTGCCTGCGATCTCCGGTGCCCGCGCACGGGCGAGAGCGACGCAGTGTGCGAACCACATGCGCCAACTGGGAGTCGCCCTGCAGGCGCACCAGTCGCAGTATCAGTCGCTACCTCGGGATGGTCAGAACGGCTATGGCTACGTGGTCTACCTCTTGCCTCACCTGGAACAGTCGGCAATCTACGACAAAATGACGCCGCACCGTGTGGCATTCGCCGATCTCGCTCCCGCCCAGAGGTCGGCCGGCGAGATGCTGCTCGAGGTCGTGCTCTGCCCGTCCTTCGCGTCCGAATGGAAACTGCAGCCTTCCGGCCTGGCCCGCTTGAGCTATCGTGGCAACGCCGACGTACTGGACGGTGGCATGGATCTGGCAAATGTACTGGACGGAGAGAGCACAACCGTCATCGCGGGTGAAACAACTATCGACCAGAGCTGGCTCGAGCCGGGAACCGCCACGCTGACAGCACCGCCCAACCAGGGAGACTTTGGCAGCCGGCACACGCAGGGGGCTCACTTCCTGATGTGCGACGGTGCCGTACGGTTCATTGCCGACAACGTCGACGGAACAACGTTTCGCGCCCTGGGCACGGCTAACGGTGGCGACGTCGTTGGGAGTTTCTGA
- a CDS encoding GYF domain-containing protein, with protein MSTFYRYRLHDAEYGPVGFRELVRLVRDGTISTDDPVIADWEDEWHPAAEVVGLFHMAGRKDVLEKWEAERRARQGISEEDVPEEATEAASDEPSWQRRFREVQQEQHAREAERRREQEFELAGRRTAAGIADSIAAAEDRLDQRDAARQPGRLQLMRESLFSASALHALFRWGMAFIAANMAAFAVLNWTETEALRFPERTARTPPPPVFPIWGECSQAEYLFLLMDTMLAAGLIGYGIARVLELFADD; from the coding sequence ATGAGCACTTTCTATCGCTATCGGCTGCACGATGCCGAATACGGGCCGGTGGGCTTTCGCGAACTCGTTCGCCTCGTTCGCGACGGAACCATCTCGACAGACGACCCGGTCATTGCCGACTGGGAAGACGAGTGGCATCCCGCAGCCGAAGTTGTCGGTCTGTTCCATATGGCCGGCCGGAAGGACGTTCTCGAGAAGTGGGAAGCAGAACGTCGAGCCCGGCAGGGGATCTCCGAGGAGGACGTTCCGGAGGAGGCCACCGAGGCCGCATCCGATGAGCCTTCGTGGCAGCGGCGGTTCCGGGAGGTTCAGCAGGAGCAGCATGCCCGGGAGGCGGAGCGACGCAGAGAACAGGAGTTCGAGCTCGCGGGTCGCCGGACTGCAGCAGGCATCGCCGATTCGATCGCCGCCGCCGAAGACCGGCTCGATCAGCGCGATGCGGCCCGACAGCCGGGACGTCTGCAGCTGATGCGGGAGTCACTGTTTTCCGCATCGGCACTTCATGCTCTGTTCCGATGGGGCATGGCCTTCATCGCCGCCAACATGGCCGCGTTCGCAGTGCTCAACTGGACCGAAACCGAAGCGCTGCGGTTCCCGGAACGGACCGCCCGCACGCCTCCGCCGCCCGTTTTTCCGATCTGGGGAGAATGTTCACAGGCGGAGTACCTGTTTCTATTGATGGATACGATGCTCGCAGCGGGACTTATCGGCTACGGAATCGCCCGCGTGCTGGAACTGTTCGCTGACGATTGA
- a CDS encoding ArnT family glycosyltransferase — translation MHPTSSPSGSPDAATSTVATTDNPPPLGLVDRLCRRARFVTLAVILLLAAHAGLLAYSATRHSPTMLEPGFLAAGLSHWEFGRFELFRVNPPLVRMVAALPVLAAGYEADWSGFYEGPGARPEFSMGADFVRANGERSIWLFTIARWACLPFSLVGGLFCFLWARDLWQHNGAGLIALTLWCFEPNILAHGELITTDAAATSLGLGAGYLFWRWLRQPGWERAGWMGLMLGLAQLTKSTWLVLFGLWPLLWLLYRHFQPRRDADSAESPGSLPAQILQLAAALLLGLYVLNLGYAYDGTFTRLQDYTFVSTSFTGLEEPGEPGNRFAESWPGHIPVPLPQQYLLGVDLQKKDFEDYSQPSYLRGEWKEGGWWYYYLYGLAVKTPHGTQLMLLLAILTLFLRRGQPERAAGAGDMLVLLTPAVVVMVLVSAQLEFNHHLRYVLPVFGFTFVFCGVTIRWFETQPVPGSVDAPPSTQ, via the coding sequence ATGCATCCCACCTCATCTCCGAGCGGATCACCTGACGCAGCGACTTCGACGGTCGCCACTACGGACAACCCTCCGCCACTCGGCCTGGTCGACCGTCTCTGTCGTCGCGCCCGCTTTGTCACCCTGGCGGTGATCCTGCTGCTGGCGGCGCATGCCGGGTTGCTGGCGTACTCGGCAACGCGGCACAGCCCGACGATGCTCGAGCCGGGATTTCTCGCGGCGGGACTGAGTCACTGGGAGTTCGGCCGGTTCGAGCTGTTTCGGGTCAACCCGCCGCTGGTGCGGATGGTTGCTGCTCTGCCGGTCCTGGCGGCTGGATACGAAGCAGACTGGAGCGGGTTCTATGAGGGCCCCGGTGCCCGCCCCGAGTTTTCAATGGGAGCGGACTTCGTCCGGGCCAACGGAGAGCGGTCGATCTGGCTGTTCACCATCGCCCGGTGGGCCTGCCTTCCGTTCAGTCTGGTCGGTGGGCTGTTCTGCTTCCTGTGGGCGCGGGACCTGTGGCAGCACAACGGCGCCGGGCTGATCGCGTTGACGCTCTGGTGCTTCGAGCCGAATATCCTGGCGCACGGCGAGCTGATAACAACCGACGCTGCGGCAACGAGTCTGGGACTGGGAGCGGGCTATCTCTTCTGGCGATGGCTGCGGCAGCCAGGTTGGGAGCGTGCCGGCTGGATGGGACTGATGCTCGGCCTGGCCCAGCTCACCAAATCGACCTGGCTCGTCCTGTTCGGTCTCTGGCCGTTGTTGTGGCTGCTGTATCGACACTTTCAGCCACGGCGAGACGCGGACAGTGCCGAATCACCAGGTTCGCTGCCAGCGCAGATTCTACAGCTGGCGGCGGCGCTGCTGCTGGGACTGTACGTGCTCAATCTCGGCTACGCGTACGATGGCACGTTCACGAGACTGCAGGACTATACTTTTGTCAGCACGTCGTTCACCGGACTCGAGGAACCGGGCGAGCCAGGCAACCGATTCGCCGAGTCGTGGCCGGGACACATCCCGGTGCCGTTGCCGCAGCAGTACCTGCTGGGGGTCGACCTGCAGAAGAAGGACTTCGAGGACTACAGCCAGCCCTCTTATCTGAGAGGCGAATGGAAGGAGGGGGGCTGGTGGTACTACTACCTCTACGGTCTCGCCGTCAAGACACCGCATGGCACGCAGTTGATGCTGCTGTTGGCGATCCTCACGCTGTTTCTCCGTCGCGGCCAGCCGGAAAGAGCGGCGGGCGCCGGTGACATGCTCGTACTGCTGACACCCGCCGTCGTTGTGATGGTGCTGGTGAGCGCGCAGCTGGAATTCAATCACCACCTGCGGTACGTGTTGCCGGTCTTCGGATTCACGTTCGTCTTCTGCGGCGTGACAATCCGCTGGTTTGAAACGCAGCCCGTTCCCGGGTCAGTCGATGCCCCGCCTTCCACGCAGTGA
- a CDS encoding sulfatase family protein — MNRFTSTLPGLVSALVLATTATADVVPVPESVRPERIEGATPRNVVFILSDDHRYDAMSFMGHPFAKTPHMDAMAKNGAHLKNAFVTTSLCSPSRASILTGLYTFRHRVIDNQRLVPEGTLFFPQYLQQAGYTTGFIGKWHMGHASDEPRPGFDYWFSFRGQGNYYPPNDRYTLNDNGKRVPQDGYITRHLTEKAVEFLEQQADSDRPFFLYLSHKAVHGPFTPEPKYRDTLADEPFELPPSSERHTNNLGNRPRWLLDQRNSWHGMDFPLHSGESVEALYKSYCEALRSVDDSIGAVMEQLKKMGIHDDTLVIYMGDNGYMFGEYGLIDKRVAYETSSRVPMLMQCPAIIEGETVVDEVVANIDIAPTVMQAMGLKKPPHMDGQSFLPLAQGRSVPWRDYFLYVYYWEQNYPQTPTHFSLRGDRFKYTTYYGLWDTDELFDIQADPMEQKNLIHEPKYAKTAKEMQDRLYTMMEELGGMQIPLNPPRGRQQNKRLRDRGGVEAADFPEAFIVDEPLRKELK, encoded by the coding sequence ATGAACCGATTTACCTCCACGCTTCCTGGGCTCGTCTCCGCACTGGTCCTGGCGACCACAGCAACGGCGGATGTCGTTCCCGTTCCGGAGTCAGTCCGTCCCGAACGAATCGAGGGAGCCACGCCGCGAAACGTCGTCTTCATCCTGTCGGACGATCATCGCTACGACGCAATGAGCTTTATGGGGCATCCATTCGCGAAAACGCCTCACATGGATGCGATGGCGAAGAACGGGGCCCACCTGAAGAATGCGTTCGTTACCACGTCTCTCTGCTCTCCCAGTCGAGCCTCAATCCTCACCGGGCTGTACACGTTCCGCCACCGGGTGATCGACAACCAGCGACTGGTGCCCGAAGGGACGCTGTTCTTTCCGCAGTATCTGCAGCAGGCGGGCTACACGACCGGGTTTATCGGCAAGTGGCACATGGGACACGCGAGCGACGAGCCCCGACCCGGATTCGACTACTGGTTCAGCTTCAGGGGGCAAGGGAACTACTATCCGCCAAACGACCGGTACACCCTCAACGACAACGGCAAGCGGGTGCCGCAGGACGGCTACATCACCAGGCATCTGACGGAGAAGGCGGTCGAGTTTCTCGAGCAGCAGGCCGACAGCGACAGGCCGTTCTTCCTGTACCTGTCTCACAAGGCGGTGCACGGACCGTTTACACCGGAGCCGAAGTACAGGGACACGCTCGCTGACGAGCCGTTCGAGCTTCCGCCGTCGAGCGAACGGCACACGAACAATCTCGGGAACCGGCCGCGGTGGCTGCTCGACCAGCGGAACAGCTGGCACGGCATGGACTTTCCTCTGCATTCCGGCGAGAGCGTCGAGGCTCTCTACAAGAGCTACTGCGAAGCGCTTCGCTCCGTCGACGACAGCATCGGTGCCGTCATGGAACAGCTGAAGAAGATGGGCATCCATGATGACACGCTGGTCATCTACATGGGTGACAACGGGTACATGTTTGGCGAGTACGGGCTGATCGACAAACGGGTCGCGTACGAGACTTCCAGCCGCGTTCCCATGCTCATGCAGTGTCCCGCAATCATCGAAGGGGAAACCGTCGTCGACGAGGTCGTGGCCAATATCGACATCGCCCCGACGGTCATGCAGGCGATGGGCCTGAAGAAGCCGCCGCACATGGACGGACAGAGCTTCCTGCCGCTGGCTCAGGGCAGGTCCGTTCCGTGGCGGGACTACTTTCTGTACGTCTACTACTGGGAACAGAACTATCCACAGACCCCGACACACTTCTCGCTGCGTGGTGACCGCTTCAAGTACACGACGTATTACGGGCTGTGGGACACGGATGAGCTGTTCGACATTCAGGCCGATCCGATGGAGCAGAAGAACCTCATCCACGAGCCGAAGTACGCCAAAACGGCGAAGGAGATGCAGGACCGCCTCTACACGATGATGGAAGAACTGGGGGGCATGCAGATCCCCCTGAACCCGCCCCGTGGACGGCAGCAGAACAAGCGGCTGCGTGATCGCGGCGGAGTCGAAGCGGCCGACTTTCCGGAGGCGTTCATCGTAGATGAACCGCTCAGGAAAGAGCTGAAGTAG
- a CDS encoding sulfatase family protein, translating into MQRPTLAAVLLLLTLFATGQSALATERPNIILVMADDQGWGQTGYNNHPILETPHLDAMAANGLRFDRFYAAGPVCSPTRASVLTGRTHNRTGVLSHGYALHRQERTIAQALQKAGYATGHFGKWHLNGIRGPGVPVLATDPHHPGHFGFEQWLTVTNFFDMNPVMSRMGEFEEFEGDSSEIIVDEALEFIAAATEDDRSFLTVIWYGSPHSPFVASEADQIDGESERSAHHHGELVAMDRSIGTLRGGLKDLGIHENTFVWFCSDNGGLKGVGHDSVGGLRGNKGSLWEGGIRVPGIIEWPAKVQPRVTEFPASTVDIFPTIVDILGLPRDSMLEVVDGISLEPLLNAEIGRRSRPIPFRFQNGAALIDNDLKIVTERVGSGKYLLFDLEADRTESHDLFAERPEDARRLQAALEAAVATIERSQEGADYPEGRVTREGPHGRFWHDIPEYEPYLKDWQSRPEYQNWLRRRTGRQPKR; encoded by the coding sequence ATGCAACGTCCAACGCTGGCGGCCGTGCTGCTTCTTCTGACGCTCTTCGCGACCGGACAGTCGGCGCTCGCAACCGAGCGGCCGAACATCATCCTGGTGATGGCGGATGATCAGGGCTGGGGGCAGACCGGCTATAACAATCACCCGATTCTCGAGACGCCCCACCTGGACGCAATGGCTGCGAACGGGTTGCGATTCGACCGATTCTATGCGGCCGGCCCGGTCTGTTCGCCGACGCGGGCCAGCGTGCTGACCGGAAGGACTCACAACCGGACCGGTGTGCTTTCTCACGGCTATGCCCTGCATCGACAGGAGCGGACCATTGCGCAGGCACTCCAGAAAGCCGGCTACGCGACCGGCCACTTCGGGAAGTGGCATCTCAACGGGATCCGCGGCCCGGGAGTGCCGGTCCTCGCGACCGATCCACACCATCCGGGGCACTTCGGCTTCGAACAGTGGCTGACCGTCACCAACTTCTTCGACATGAACCCTGTCATGAGCCGGATGGGAGAGTTCGAAGAGTTTGAAGGCGATTCTTCCGAGATCATCGTCGACGAAGCGCTCGAGTTCATCGCGGCCGCCACGGAGGACGACCGGTCCTTCCTGACCGTCATCTGGTACGGGTCGCCGCACAGCCCGTTTGTGGCAAGCGAAGCGGATCAGATCGATGGCGAGAGCGAGAGGTCGGCTCATCATCACGGCGAACTGGTCGCGATGGATCGCAGCATCGGGACGTTGCGCGGTGGACTGAAAGATCTGGGCATTCACGAAAACACGTTCGTCTGGTTCTGCAGCGACAACGGCGGGCTGAAGGGCGTCGGGCATGATTCGGTCGGCGGCCTTCGCGGCAACAAGGGAAGCCTGTGGGAAGGGGGCATCCGTGTGCCGGGGATCATCGAGTGGCCGGCGAAGGTTCAGCCCCGTGTCACGGAGTTTCCCGCCTCGACGGTGGACATCTTTCCGACGATTGTCGACATTCTCGGCCTGCCGCGGGATTCGATGCTCGAGGTCGTTGACGGCATCAGTCTCGAACCGCTGCTGAATGCGGAGATCGGCCGCCGCAGCAGGCCCATTCCGTTCCGTTTTCAGAACGGCGCGGCCCTGATCGACAACGACCTGAAGATCGTCACTGAACGAGTCGGCAGCGGGAAGTACCTGCTGTTCGACCTCGAGGCGGACAGGACGGAATCACACGACCTGTTTGCAGAACGCCCGGAAGATGCCAGGCGACTGCAGGCGGCGCTGGAAGCAGCGGTGGCGACGATCGAGCGAAGCCAGGAGGGCGCGGACTATCCCGAAGGCCGCGTCACACGCGAAGGACCCCACGGCCGCTTCTGGCACGACATCCCGGAATACGAACCGTACCTGAAGGACTGGCAGTCCCGTCCGGAGTATCAGAACTGGTTGCGGCGGCGGACCGGTCGGCAGCCGAAGCGATAG